In Carcharodon carcharias isolate sCarCar2 chromosome 22, sCarCar2.pri, whole genome shotgun sequence, the following are encoded in one genomic region:
- the LOC121293896 gene encoding RING finger protein 222 — translation MSEEGDSECPVCYEKVSRQNQSLRTLTCNHIFCHDCLVKTVINQESQPRKVICPVCRHVTFLNKKTVSWIAKGREGKQTLEIPLSPTSLELSSVPLEPLGTPPPPLQRSLLHRLLGSCPRTLSPARDPALGTRQVFVISGRGRPMSEEELRAPRDGVVLEYRRCRLRWVLVLLCFIIIGAVVAAILPWVTSFK, via the coding sequence atgTCGGAGGAGGGAGATTCCGAGTGTCCAGTTTGTTATGAGAAGGTATCTCGCCAGAACCAGTCCCTCAGGACCCTGACCTGTAACCACATCTTCTGCCATGACTGCCTGGTCAAGACGGTGATCAACCAGGAGAGTCAGCCCAGGAAGGTGATCTGCCCCGTCTGCAGGCACGTTACCTTCCTGAACAAGAAGACCGTGAGCTGGATCGCCAAAGGCAGAGAGGGCAAACAGACGCTGGAGATCCCCTTGTCCCCCACCTCCCTGGAGTTGTCCTCAGTGCCACTGGAGCCGCTGGGGACGCCCCCTCCGCCGCTCCAGCGCTCCCTCCTGCACCGATTGTTGGGGAGCTGCCCCCGGACTCTCTCCCCAGCCCGTGACCCCGCATTGGGCACCAGGCAGGTTTTCGTGATCAGCGGCAGGGGGAGACCCATGAGTGAGGAAGAGCTGAGAGCCCCCAGAGATGGGGTAGTCTTGGAGTACAGGCGCTGCAGACTGCGCTGGGTGTTGGTGCTTCTATGTTTTATAATCATTGGGGCAGTGGTGGCTGCAATCCTGCCTTGGGTCACCTCCTTCAAATGA